The DNA window TGTCGTAGCGGGCGCAGTCGGCCAACGGCGGGGCCTTCAAGGCCAGCATCGCGGGAATCTCGATGCTGGACACCGGCGGCGGCTGAAGCTGCCGGGCGAGGATCGTCAAGATCACGTCGCCATGGCAGATCCCGGCCTCTACAGCCTCGGTGCAGGCGGCCTCGACGGCATCAAGCCCATGATCGAGGACGGCGCCGAGCACTTTGACGAACTGGCGGTCGCCGTCGTCGTGCCGCTTCAGATCGGCACGGACCTGCGCCAGAGCGGGCGGCAGGTCCCAGTCCTTGAACGGCGCTCCGTTGCGCAGCGCCCCCGGCTTCTTCAAAAGCACCGGCAGATAATGCCAGGGATCGTAGATGACCTGGTCGCGACGGAATTGCCGCGGATGATCGGCGACGATCTCGCTCTCGAACAGAACGACGACCCGCTCGGCATAGGTTCGCACCAGGACCGTCTGGCCGGCGGCCCGGGCGTCGACGCTGTAGCGGTTGTAGTCGGCCATGACGAGGCAGGTCGTGCTGGCCCGGACCGCCTTCTCGACGAACCCTTCGAACGGCGAGCGAAGCTCCATCAGCGCCAGCTTCTCCTCCTGGAAGACCTCCCAGACGGTCCGATCCTTGAACTCGGGATGACGGGTGCGCTTGGCATAGGCGATGCACTGGTCTTCAAGCCAAGCGTTCAGCTCCTCGAGGCTTGCTACCTTGGGCTTGGGCCGGAATATCTGGTCGCGCAGGTTGCCGACCTGGTTCTCCACCTGGCCTTTCTCCCACCCTGCCGCGGGCGTGCAGGCCACCGGCTCGATCAGGTGGTGCGAGCACATCTGCAAGAAACGGCGGTTGTACTGACGGGCCTTGCCCACGAAGATCGTCTCTACGGCCGTCTTCATGTTGTCGTAGATTCCGCGACGACAAACTCCG is part of the Aureimonas sp. SA4125 genome and encodes:
- the istA gene encoding IS21 family transposase — translated: MIGVDLIGQIRRAFHDQGRGIKTIAREFSVSRTTVRKVVRGDDTEFRYEREVQPAPKLGAYVEDLTAILEAEAALPCRERRSTQRLFEELRGRGYDGAHDSVHRFARTWRQERSRLPAKAYVPMSFAPGEAYQFDWSHETITLQGLPLMVKAAHMRLSHSRMPFVRAYFRETQELVFDAHDKAFAFYGGVCRRGIYDNMKTAVETIFVGKARQYNRRFLQMCSHHLIEPVACTPAAGWEKGQVENQVGNLRDQIFRPKPKVASLEELNAWLEDQCIAYAKRTRHPEFKDRTVWEVFQEEKLALMELRSPFEGFVEKAVRASTTCLVMADYNRYSVDARAAGQTVLVRTYAERVVVLFESEIVADHPRQFRRDQVIYDPWHYLPVLLKKPGALRNGAPFKDWDLPPALAQVRADLKRHDDGDRQFVKVLGAVLDHGLDAVEAACTEAVEAGICHGDVILTILARQLQPPPVSSIEIPAMLALKAPPLADCARYDSIRKVA